A genomic segment from Oncorhynchus clarkii lewisi isolate Uvic-CL-2024 chromosome 12, UVic_Ocla_1.0, whole genome shotgun sequence encodes:
- the LOC139421995 gene encoding calmodulin regulator protein PCP4-like isoform X2, with translation MSERQGSGAMSGNSKPAGQDDSKAAPEEDFADIDMKAPETEKAAVAIQSQFRKFQSKKKQEVKS, from the exons AGACAAGGATCTGGAGCCATGAGTGGAAACAGCAAACCTGCTGGACAAG ATGACTCTAAGGCTGCTCCTGAGGAGGACTTTGCGGACATCGACATGAAGGCTCCGGAGACGGAGAAGGCTGCTGTGGCCATCCAATCACAGTTCCGGAAGTTCCAGAGCAAGAAGAAGCAGGAAGTAAAGTCCTAG
- the LOC139421995 gene encoding calmodulin regulator protein PCP4-like isoform X1, giving the protein MSERQGSGAMSGNSKPAGQGCHGREENPSKPKHDSKAAPEEDFADIDMKAPETEKAAVAIQSQFRKFQSKKKQEVKS; this is encoded by the exons AGACAAGGATCTGGAGCCATGAGTGGAAACAGCAAACCTGCTGGACAAG GATGCCACGGTCGTGAAGAAAATCCATCTAAACCTAAAC ATGACTCTAAGGCTGCTCCTGAGGAGGACTTTGCGGACATCGACATGAAGGCTCCGGAGACGGAGAAGGCTGCTGTGGCCATCCAATCACAGTTCCGGAAGTTCCAGAGCAAGAAGAAGCAGGAAGTAAAGTCCTAG